In the genome of Acidobacteriota bacterium, one region contains:
- the trpC gene encoding indole-3-glycerol phosphate synthase TrpC has protein sequence MTTASTTKPFGVLAPGGVLDRIVEARAKRLEATKRRVPLNRLAGLKARNTNSLAAALNRGDSTNIIAEIKHRSPSKGIIREDFDPVQIAASYASAGAAAISVLCEEDFFGGSLEHLEAIRNRVELPLLRKDFIFDEYQLYESALAGADAVLLIVAILEDELLAKLIGLANDLGLDALVEVHSMDEMERAARAGASMIGVNNRDLTTFKVDLDTSIQLAPLAPEGAILVSESGINTGSDIRRLRSAGFSAFLVGEHLMRAQHPGEALRRLIEETKRV, from the coding sequence GTGACTACGGCAAGCACAACCAAACCTTTCGGCGTGCTCGCTCCAGGGGGCGTGTTGGATCGCATCGTCGAAGCGAGAGCAAAGCGACTGGAAGCGACCAAGCGGCGCGTGCCGCTAAATCGCCTCGCGGGGTTGAAAGCTCGAAACACAAACTCGCTGGCGGCAGCATTGAACCGCGGCGACAGCACCAACATCATCGCGGAGATCAAGCATCGTTCACCTTCGAAGGGAATCATCCGCGAAGACTTCGACCCGGTGCAGATAGCAGCGAGCTACGCGAGCGCCGGCGCGGCGGCGATCTCCGTGCTATGCGAAGAAGATTTCTTTGGTGGCTCGCTCGAACATCTTGAAGCGATTCGAAACCGCGTCGAACTGCCGCTGCTCAGGAAGGATTTCATATTCGATGAGTATCAGCTCTACGAATCGGCTTTGGCAGGCGCAGATGCGGTGCTGTTGATCGTCGCCATACTTGAAGACGAGCTGCTTGCGAAATTGATTGGATTGGCAAACGACCTTGGACTCGATGCTCTGGTCGAGGTTCATTCGATGGATGAAATGGAGCGCGCGGCTCGAGCGGGCGCGTCGATGATTGGGGTCAATAACCGGGACCTCACGACGTTCAAGGTTGATCTCGATACATCGATTCAACTGGCGCCTCTTGCCCCGGAAGGCGCGATTCTAGTCAGCGAGAGTGGCATCAACACGGGGTCCGATATTCGCCGGCTGAGGTCCGCGGGGTTCAGCGCGTTTCTGGTCGGAGAACACCTGATGCGCGCCCAACATCCTGGAGAGGCGCTCAGGCGTTTGATCGAAGAAACCAAAAGAGTATGA
- a CDS encoding phosphoribosylanthranilate isomerase has translation MSRVKTKICGVRTLEEAQAAVDAGADALGFNFWRQSARYIEPHAAREVITGLSPIVCTVGVFVDEEANRIVDIASELGLSAVQLHGDESPEFCDSLGSIETIKAIRVGQDFDLSLIENYRVSMVLLDSSIEGSHGGTGRRFDWRVAIEAKRLAPIILAGGLTTENVWDAITYVRPAAIDVCSGVEAEPGRKDLDKLRRFMAVVAHANALIVGEEEGGVRTGFSQ, from the coding sequence ATGAGTCGAGTCAAAACAAAAATCTGCGGCGTCCGAACCCTGGAAGAAGCACAGGCAGCGGTGGACGCTGGAGCCGATGCGCTGGGGTTCAACTTCTGGCGGCAGAGTGCCCGCTATATCGAACCTCACGCTGCACGCGAAGTGATCACCGGGCTCTCGCCGATCGTGTGCACAGTGGGCGTGTTCGTTGACGAAGAAGCCAATCGCATAGTGGACATCGCTTCGGAGCTTGGTCTGAGCGCGGTCCAGTTGCACGGCGACGAGTCGCCAGAATTCTGTGACAGCCTCGGCTCGATCGAGACGATCAAGGCCATTCGCGTCGGGCAAGATTTCGATTTGAGCTTGATCGAGAATTATCGAGTGAGCATGGTTTTGTTGGATTCGAGCATCGAAGGCAGCCACGGCGGTACAGGCCGGAGGTTTGACTGGCGAGTAGCGATCGAAGCGAAACGCCTGGCGCCGATCATTCTTGCAGGCGGGCTCACGACCGAGAATGTTTGGGACGCGATCACTTACGTGAGACCAGCGGCGATTGATGTGTGCAGCGGTGTCGAAGCCGAGCCCGGCCGCAAAGACCTGGATAAGCTGCGACGATTCATGGCGGTGGTCGCGCATGCGAACGCGTTGATAGTCGGCGAAGAAGAAGGCGGGGTTCGAACGGGATTCTCTCAATGA
- the trpB gene encoding tryptophan synthase subunit beta, translating into MSKGEGEKSYQQPDAAGHFGPYGGRFVPETLMHPIEELIAAYEAAKRDPAFHRELEYLLANYVGRPTPLMLAQRLSDHLGGARIYLKREDLCHTGAHKINNAVGQALLARRMGKSRIIAETGAGQHGVATATVCALMNLKCVVYMGTEDMRRQELNVFRMRLLGAEVVGVESGARTLKDAINEALRDWVTNVADTYYLLGSVMGPHPYPMMVRDFQSVIGREARKQILEAEGRLPDLLIACVGGGSNSIGLFHEFIADESVRMTGVEAGGRGEALGEHAARFSGGSPGVLQGTRSYVLQDEHGQISTTHSVSAGLDYSAIGPEHAYLHDIGRISYSKASDTEALEAFHLLARLEGIIPALESAHAIAEVMKVAPSMTSEQVIVVNLSGRGDKDVNTVAESWPVDRASTEGAGRTGS; encoded by the coding sequence ATGAGCAAAGGCGAAGGCGAGAAGTCATATCAACAACCTGACGCGGCGGGGCACTTCGGGCCTTATGGCGGCCGGTTCGTTCCTGAGACACTGATGCATCCGATCGAGGAGCTGATCGCTGCCTATGAAGCTGCGAAGCGCGATCCCGCGTTTCATCGCGAGCTTGAATACCTGCTGGCGAACTACGTCGGGCGGCCCACACCGCTGATGCTAGCTCAACGCCTGAGCGATCATCTCGGCGGCGCGCGAATCTACCTCAAGCGCGAAGACCTCTGTCACACCGGCGCGCACAAGATCAACAACGCCGTCGGGCAAGCCTTGCTGGCGCGGCGAATGGGCAAGTCTCGAATCATCGCCGAGACCGGCGCAGGCCAGCACGGCGTCGCCACAGCAACCGTGTGCGCACTGATGAACTTGAAGTGTGTCGTCTACATGGGCACGGAGGACATGCGACGGCAGGAATTGAACGTCTTTCGTATGCGGCTGCTCGGCGCGGAAGTGGTCGGGGTCGAGTCGGGAGCCCGCACGCTCAAGGACGCGATCAACGAAGCGCTACGCGATTGGGTCACAAACGTCGCAGACACTTATTACTTGTTAGGCTCGGTGATGGGGCCGCATCCTTACCCGATGATGGTCCGCGACTTTCAATCGGTGATAGGCCGCGAAGCCCGCAAGCAGATTCTCGAGGCCGAGGGCCGCTTGCCCGATCTGCTGATCGCATGCGTCGGCGGCGGCAGCAATTCGATAGGCTTGTTCCACGAGTTCATCGCCGACGAGAGCGTGCGAATGACCGGCGTCGAAGCGGGTGGACGAGGCGAGGCGCTGGGCGAGCACGCGGCGCGCTTTTCGGGCGGGAGCCCGGGCGTGCTGCAGGGAACTCGGAGCTACGTGCTTCAAGATGAGCACGGGCAAATCTCGACAACGCATTCGGTATCGGCGGGTTTGGATTATTCGGCGATCGGCCCCGAGCATGCTTACCTTCACGACATCGGACGAATCAGTTATTCGAAGGCGAGCGACACGGAAGCGCTTGAAGCATTTCATCTCTTGGCGCGGCTTGAAGGAATCATCCCGGCGCTTGAAAGCGCTCACGCGATAGCTGAAGTGATGAAGGTGGCGCCTTCGATGACGAGCGAGCAGGTGATCGTGGTGAATCTCTCTGGTCGAGGAGACAAGGATGTAAATACCGTCGCTGAGTCCTGGCCTGTGGATCGAGCGTCGACTGAAGGCGCAGGCCGAACTGGGTCTTGA
- a CDS encoding tryptophan synthase subunit alpha, producing MQSDQASKPNEKNRNEFNGPRREGRQGFIPYMTAGDPSLESTEQIILELESSGADIIELGVPFSDPMADGPVIQRASGRALTDHISVRDCLELVRRVRRTKSTWSVHLFG from the coding sequence GTGCAATCTGATCAAGCTAGCAAACCGAATGAGAAGAATCGAAATGAGTTCAACGGCCCGAGGCGCGAAGGGCGTCAGGGGTTCATCCCATACATGACCGCAGGCGATCCTTCTCTCGAATCAACAGAGCAAATCATTCTCGAACTCGAAAGCAGCGGGGCTGACATCATCGAACTCGGCGTGCCGTTCTCTGATCCGATGGCCGACGGTCCGGTGATTCAAAGAGCTTCGGGCAGAGCCCTCACCGATCACATTAGTGTTCGCGACTGTCTCGAACTCGTGCGGCGAGTCCGAAGAACGAAGTCCACATGGTCTGTTCACCTCTTTGGTTGA
- the trpA gene encoding tryptophan synthase subunit alpha, whose protein sequence is MKTEILIDRKSFSVRFARQAGVGRTIEAKSMSRIETKFDDLKRKGRKGFVPYITAGDPSLEATEQIILELERGGADIIELGVPFSDPMADGPVIQRASARALANHVSVRGCLELVRRVRKQSEVPIVLFSYLNPLLSLGVERLSDELRGAGVDGVLATDLVPEEADEFRAAMQAAEIDLIFLVAPTSTDERIKRVTEASSGFVYAVSRTGVTGVQQSLSEAAAHLVERVRRFTDLPVAVGFGVSTPEHVAEVWQHADAAVVGSRIVAEIESNAGDSALVEKVGRLARWLISSRSEC, encoded by the coding sequence GTGAAAACGGAAATACTGATCGATCGAAAGTCGTTCAGCGTTCGGTTCGCCCGGCAAGCCGGCGTTGGGAGAACAATCGAAGCAAAGAGTATGAGCCGAATCGAAACAAAGTTCGATGACCTCAAGCGCAAAGGGCGCAAGGGTTTTGTCCCGTACATCACCGCCGGAGATCCTTCTCTCGAGGCGACGGAACAAATCATACTCGAGCTCGAACGCGGCGGGGCTGACATAATCGAGCTCGGTGTGCCGTTCTCGGATCCGATGGCCGACGGGCCGGTGATTCAAAGAGCTTCAGCGCGAGCGCTCGCCAATCACGTGAGTGTCCGTGGCTGTCTTGAACTTGTGCGTCGAGTCCGAAAGCAGAGCGAAGTCCCGATAGTCTTATTCAGCTATCTGAATCCGCTTCTGTCACTCGGGGTTGAGCGGCTCAGCGACGAGCTTCGAGGCGCGGGCGTTGATGGTGTGTTGGCCACTGACCTCGTGCCGGAAGAAGCCGATGAGTTTCGAGCCGCGATGCAAGCTGCAGAGATCGACTTGATCTTTCTTGTTGCGCCCACGAGCACCGATGAACGCATCAAGCGCGTGACCGAAGCCAGCAGCGGGTTCGTGTATGCGGTCTCTCGAACCGGAGTGACCGGAGTTCAGCAGAGCTTGTCTGAAGCCGCTGCGCATCTCGTTGAGCGCGTCAGGCGATTCACTGATCTGCCAGTCGCCGTCGGGTTCGGCGTCTCGACTCCCGAGCACGTTGCTGAAGTCTGGCAGCACGCAGACGCCGCGGTCGTGGGTAGCCGCATTGTCGCCGAGATAGAAAGCAACGCAGGCGATTCGGCTTTGGTAGAGAAGGTCGGTAGGCTCGCTCGGTGGCTGATTTCAAGTCGATCCGAGTGTTGA
- a CDS encoding chorismate mutase translates to MTDLTIEDWRDEIDRLDEQLVKLLNARSQCAIELGRIKRELGLAIYSPDREREVIAHVTGINPGPLDRDAVRRLFERIIDESRSIERVTVEKETKGGNSGKRKKREKG, encoded by the coding sequence GTGACTGACTTGACCATAGAAGACTGGCGAGACGAAATCGATCGGTTGGATGAGCAGCTGGTGAAGCTGCTCAATGCTCGCTCGCAGTGCGCTATCGAGCTTGGACGAATCAAACGCGAGCTTGGGCTGGCGATCTACTCGCCGGATCGTGAAAGGGAAGTCATCGCTCACGTGACGGGGATCAACCCGGGGCCGTTGGATCGGGACGCGGTTCGCCGCCTGTTCGAGAGAATCATCGATGAATCTCGGAGCATCGAACGGGTCACGGTTGAGAAGGAAACGAAGGGCGGGAACTCGGGGAAGCGGAAGAAACGGGAGAAGGGTTGA
- the aroF gene encoding 3-deoxy-7-phosphoheptulonate synthase, protein MVIVMEETATEEQISGVIDKLVRLGFDIHRSTGVRHTVLGAVGERDIDWRDIELLDGVKEVLRITAPYKLASRGFKPEGTQITIKDVTIGGREVVMMAGPCTVESRDQVMDIAEIVSRHGAKVLRGGAFKPRTSPYSFQGLGEEGLKYMRQAADRHDLLVVSEVMEPSQIPLFIRYVDILQIGARNMQNFNLLREVGRINKPVLLKRGPSATIEETLLAAEYIMAGGNHEVMLCERGIRTFEPYLRNTFDIAAIPVFKKLSHLPVVADPSHATGRRDKVPPVAQAAVAAGADALLIEVHNDPENALCDGAQSLLPDQFEQLMHRLRLIAQAVDREVAPGVEEAAVKD, encoded by the coding sequence ATGGTCATCGTAATGGAGGAGACTGCTACCGAGGAGCAGATCTCCGGCGTAATAGATAAGCTGGTACGGTTAGGTTTTGACATACACCGATCGACGGGGGTTCGGCACACTGTGCTCGGGGCTGTTGGTGAACGCGACATCGATTGGCGAGACATTGAGTTGCTCGATGGCGTCAAGGAGGTGCTGCGAATAACCGCGCCCTATAAGCTCGCCAGCCGCGGCTTTAAACCCGAAGGCACGCAGATCACTATCAAGGACGTGACTATAGGCGGGCGCGAAGTCGTGATGATGGCCGGGCCTTGCACTGTCGAAAGCCGCGATCAGGTCATGGACATTGCCGAGATCGTGTCGCGCCATGGAGCCAAGGTGCTGCGCGGCGGAGCCTTCAAACCGCGCACGTCGCCTTATTCGTTTCAGGGACTCGGTGAAGAAGGGCTGAAGTATATGAGGCAAGCCGCCGACCGTCACGACTTGCTCGTGGTGTCCGAGGTGATGGAACCTTCGCAGATACCTTTGTTCATTCGATACGTCGATATACTTCAGATCGGCGCGCGCAATATGCAGAATTTCAATCTGCTTCGTGAGGTTGGCCGAATCAACAAACCGGTGCTCTTAAAGCGCGGGCCGTCGGCGACCATCGAAGAAACGCTGCTCGCGGCCGAGTACATAATGGCGGGCGGCAATCACGAGGTCATGCTCTGCGAGCGAGGCATCCGCACCTTCGAGCCTTATCTCAGAAACACGTTTGATATCGCCGCGATTCCGGTGTTCAAGAAGCTGTCTCATCTTCCGGTCGTTGCCGATCCGAGCCATGCAACCGGCCGCCGCGATAAGGTGCCTCCTGTTGCGCAGGCGGCGGTAGCCGCGGGAGCGGATGCCTTGTTGATCGAGGTTCACAACGATCCTGAGAACGCATTGTGCGATGGCGCGCAGTCGTTGTTGCCGGACCAGTTTGAGCAGTTGATGCACCGGCTTCGATTGATCGCTCAGGCGGTCGACCGGGAAGTTGCTCCGGGTGTGGAGGAAGCAGCGGTGAAGGACTGA
- a CDS encoding prephenate dehydrogenase/arogenate dehydrogenase family protein — protein MRFKHVAIVGVGLIGGSFALAARRAGLAERITGWDRKDALDEARARGVIDGIESTFDSDRVSEADLIYLAAPVGAILNFLRTRANSLKPGAIVTDAGSTKREICRAAREALPHEVAFVGGHPMAGSERTGIEFADADLFSGAAYALVADGGPDSDAMRAVTQVVSSIGANPIAMTAERHDRIAARISHTPEMLSIALALAVARTGEAETLALAGSGFMEMTRLAESRWSVWEDICRTNADEVSSALDEAIAEIEAVRAAIFSGDFAALSEMFDAAGTLMRRFHDQRKHNADSSGRLEGK, from the coding sequence ATGCGATTCAAACATGTCGCAATTGTGGGAGTCGGTCTGATAGGCGGGTCGTTTGCGCTTGCTGCACGGCGGGCGGGTCTCGCCGAGCGCATAACCGGCTGGGACCGTAAAGATGCGCTTGATGAAGCTCGCGCGCGCGGCGTGATTGATGGCATCGAAAGCACGTTCGATTCGGATCGGGTCAGCGAGGCTGATCTCATCTACCTCGCTGCGCCGGTGGGAGCGATTTTGAATTTTCTGCGCACGCGCGCGAACTCGTTAAAGCCTGGCGCGATTGTAACCGACGCCGGCAGCACCAAGCGCGAGATCTGCCGCGCGGCGCGTGAGGCGCTTCCGCATGAAGTCGCTTTTGTAGGCGGGCACCCGATGGCCGGAAGCGAACGAACGGGCATTGAATTCGCAGACGCGGATCTCTTCAGTGGGGCTGCCTACGCCCTGGTTGCAGACGGGGGCCCGGACTCAGATGCTATGCGCGCGGTCACTCAAGTTGTGAGCAGCATCGGAGCAAATCCGATCGCGATGACTGCTGAGCGGCACGATCGAATCGCCGCACGGATCAGTCATACGCCTGAGATGCTGTCGATAGCGCTTGCGCTGGCGGTCGCGCGAACGGGCGAAGCTGAAACGCTTGCGCTGGCGGGAAGCGGCTTCATGGAAATGACCCGGCTTGCCGAGAGCCGGTGGTCGGTATGGGAAGATATCTGCCGCACGAACGCCGATGAAGTTTCCTCCGCGCTTGATGAAGCGATTGCGGAGATCGAAGCCGTCCGGGCCGCGATCTTCAGCGGCGACTTCGCGGCCCTTAGCGAAATGTTCGACGCGGCCGGGACGTTGATGCGCCGTTTTCACGATCAGAGGAAACACAATGCCGATTCATCTGGACGGCTGGAAGGTAAGTGA
- a CDS encoding metallophosphoesterase family protein, whose protein sequence is MPTYVIGDIHGRSRLLDQLIQNVPWDVAQDKIIFLGDLIDRGKDAPGVVNRVIELVKENPNIVVLRGNHEQMLLDCLDHGDLQWLIPENGGLATLSAYGFELDQLKDVSDIKIPAEHVEFFRSLPYFHEDEQAIYVHAGLVPGEHPSETDCDVLVWTRDLDFFKGYDGKLCFFGHTPTAFLPREGRSRRWGIYIHNGCVGIDTSGEDGSPLSCIQVETFTLYQSYPSGTTQVERLRHRKPSSPFARIAP, encoded by the coding sequence ATGCCGACTTACGTCATAGGCGACATACACGGCCGATCGAGGCTGCTCGATCAGCTCATACAAAATGTGCCCTGGGATGTCGCTCAAGACAAAATCATCTTTCTGGGTGACTTGATAGATCGAGGCAAGGATGCGCCGGGCGTCGTCAATCGAGTGATTGAGCTTGTGAAGGAAAATCCAAACATCGTCGTTCTGCGCGGCAACCACGAACAGATGCTGCTCGATTGCCTCGACCACGGCGATCTGCAGTGGCTGATTCCGGAGAACGGAGGCCTGGCGACTTTGTCGGCTTACGGTTTTGAGCTTGATCAGTTGAAGGACGTGTCCGACATAAAGATTCCGGCCGAGCACGTCGAATTTTTCAGGAGCTTGCCGTACTTCCACGAGGACGAGCAAGCGATCTACGTTCATGCAGGACTGGTTCCCGGAGAACATCCGTCGGAGACGGATTGCGACGTGCTTGTGTGGACGCGCGACCTCGACTTTTTTAAAGGCTACGACGGCAAGCTGTGTTTCTTCGGCCACACGCCTACGGCCTTTCTCCCGCGCGAGGGGCGCAGCAGGCGCTGGGGCATCTATATTCACAACGGTTGCGTAGGAATTGATACGAGCGGAGAAGATGGAAGCCCGCTTTCGTGCATTCAAGTCGAGACCTTCACTCTCTACCAGTCTTATCCTTCCGGCACCACTCAGGTCGAGAGACTGAGGCACCGCAAGCCATCGAGCCCCTTTGCTCGGATCGCACCGTGA
- a CDS encoding acetyl-CoA C-acetyltransferase codes for MSKAVIVSGARTAIGSFGGALADVPANELGRIVIESAIERAGIDRSDVEEVIMGNVLQAGVGMNPARQSAIAAGIPDSVPSFTVNKVCGSGLKAVALAAQAIAAGDEDLIVAGGMESMSRAPYLLKKARWGYRLGNDEIVDSMLSEGLTCAMASCHMGVTAENVAALGSVSREAQDEFAVESQRRAEAAISAGRFDEEIVPVMITQKKGEPLAFKVDEYPRARTTIDTLSRLKPAFQKDGTATAGNASGINDGAAAVVVVSEERARLMELAPMAKVVSYASAGVDPRYMGMGPVPAIERALDKAGLELKDIDLFELNEAFAAQSVAVMSKLGLDASRVNVNGGAIALGHPIGASGARVLVTLLYEMRRRDVRRGLAALCIGGGQGIAMIVER; via the coding sequence ATGTCAAAAGCAGTTATCGTGAGCGGAGCCCGAACCGCGATCGGATCATTCGGCGGCGCGTTGGCCGATGTTCCCGCGAATGAGCTTGGCCGCATCGTGATCGAGAGCGCGATAGAACGCGCGGGGATCGATCGCTCCGATGTCGAAGAAGTAATAATGGGCAACGTGCTTCAAGCGGGTGTCGGTATGAACCCGGCTCGTCAGTCGGCTATCGCCGCGGGCATTCCTGACAGCGTCCCTTCGTTCACCGTAAACAAAGTATGTGGATCAGGCTTGAAGGCTGTCGCGCTCGCAGCGCAAGCCATCGCCGCAGGCGATGAGGACTTGATCGTAGCGGGCGGAATGGAGTCCATGAGCCGAGCGCCGTATCTACTGAAGAAGGCCCGCTGGGGATATCGGCTCGGCAACGACGAGATTGTTGATTCGATGTTGAGCGAAGGACTCACCTGTGCGATGGCGAGTTGCCATATGGGAGTCACGGCCGAGAACGTTGCCGCGCTGGGTTCTGTCTCGCGAGAGGCGCAGGATGAATTCGCCGTCGAAAGCCAGCGCCGCGCCGAAGCCGCGATATCCGCCGGACGCTTCGATGAAGAGATCGTTCCGGTGATGATCACGCAGAAGAAAGGCGAGCCGTTGGCGTTCAAAGTAGACGAATACCCGCGCGCCCGAACAACCATCGACACGCTCTCACGCTTGAAGCCTGCGTTTCAAAAAGACGGTACTGCGACAGCAGGCAACGCTTCGGGGATCAACGACGGCGCGGCTGCGGTGGTGGTGGTCAGTGAGGAACGAGCCCGTTTGATGGAGCTCGCCCCGATGGCCAAGGTGGTTTCGTATGCATCGGCAGGCGTTGATCCGCGCTACATGGGAATGGGTCCAGTGCCTGCGATCGAACGGGCGCTTGATAAGGCCGGGCTCGAATTGAAGGACATCGACCTGTTTGAGCTGAACGAAGCCTTCGCTGCTCAAAGCGTCGCCGTGATGAGCAAGCTGGGGCTGGATGCTTCGCGGGTCAACGTCAACGGTGGCGCAATCGCGCTAGGGCATCCGATTGGAGCGAGCGGCGCGCGCGTCCTGGTCACGCTGCTTTACGAAATGAGAAGGCGCGATGTGAGACGGGGGCTTGCTGCATTGTGCATAGGCGGAGGGCAGGGAATCGCGATGATAGTCGAAAGGTAA
- a CDS encoding CAP domain-containing protein has translation MAIAFALSLNRRAASAPRQLAKDDFARFRDELLKLVNAERGLAGASSLALDDLACRVADQHALDMATGKFLSHWGRDGRKPYQRYADAGASDATQENVSAADELEALSPEYIAQMLARMDMKMYAEVPPNDGHRRTILAPQHTHAGFGIALANRDLRLVELYVGKHVRLDPYPTQAKPKATVQLSGKLLNPGHQVSYAEIFFEPPPSPPGIDWLRAPRPYSLPDESKAIRLIAPIGTQYADGVIGEIEAYEQGRFRMPVKLFKSEPGVYTVVIYLSERGGRKKFGATNICIHAEALPPPRMRLL, from the coding sequence ATGGCGATCGCCTTCGCGCTCTCGCTGAACCGTCGAGCCGCCTCCGCTCCGCGACAATTAGCCAAAGATGATTTTGCTCGATTCCGAGATGAGCTACTCAAGCTGGTCAACGCAGAGCGGGGGTTGGCCGGTGCGTCCTCTTTGGCGCTCGACGATTTGGCCTGTCGTGTGGCAGATCAGCACGCGCTCGACATGGCCACGGGGAAGTTTCTTTCGCACTGGGGCAGGGACGGCCGAAAGCCCTATCAACGTTACGCCGACGCCGGAGCGTCTGACGCCACACAAGAAAACGTTTCTGCGGCCGACGAACTCGAAGCGTTAAGCCCCGAATACATCGCCCAGATGCTCGCCCGAATGGATATGAAGATGTACGCGGAAGTTCCGCCCAACGATGGTCATCGGCGAACTATACTTGCACCGCAGCACACCCACGCAGGGTTCGGAATAGCCTTAGCGAACCGCGACCTGCGACTCGTCGAACTCTATGTCGGCAAGCACGTTCGTCTTGATCCGTATCCGACACAGGCGAAACCCAAAGCAACTGTGCAGCTCAGTGGTAAGCTGCTCAACCCTGGTCATCAGGTGAGTTATGCGGAGATATTCTTCGAGCCGCCGCCTTCGCCTCCCGGAATAGATTGGCTACGAGCGCCACGTCCGTACTCGTTGCCGGACGAGTCCAAGGCGATTCGACTGATTGCTCCAATAGGAACGCAGTATGCGGATGGAGTGATAGGGGAAATCGAAGCCTACGAGCAGGGAAGATTTCGAATGCCAGTGAAACTGTTTAAGAGCGAGCCCGGTGTCTACACTGTAGTGATCTATTTGAGTGAGAGAGGCGGCAGGAAGAAATTCGGCGCGACGAATATTTGTATCCACGCAGAGGCCCTACCGCCTCCAAGGATGCGATTGCTGTGA
- a CDS encoding FtsX-like permease family protein, with protein MPVDVNTMDQRLFDSLARRRFSMLLLGVFAVIASILAAIGIYGVMAYSVNERTHEIGIRLALGAQPGGVLKLVIRQALVLTSLGIAIGLTGAVSMTRIMSSLLYGVAATDTLTFVATPLLLGSIALLASYVPARRAASVDPMAALKCE; from the coding sequence ATGCCGGTTGACGTCAACACAATGGACCAGCGGTTGTTCGATTCCCTTGCGCGGCGACGCTTCTCGATGTTGTTGCTGGGCGTCTTTGCTGTTATCGCTTCGATCCTGGCCGCGATCGGTATCTATGGAGTCATGGCGTATTCGGTAAACGAGCGGACTCACGAAATCGGCATTCGTTTGGCGCTCGGTGCGCAGCCAGGTGGCGTCCTGAAACTCGTAATCCGGCAGGCCCTGGTTCTGACGTCGCTCGGCATCGCCATCGGACTGACCGGAGCGGTTTCCATGACACGAATCATGTCGAGCCTGCTCTACGGAGTCGCCGCCACTGACACGCTGACGTTTGTCGCTACACCGTTGCTGCTCGGAAGTATCGCCTTGCTTGCCAGCTACGTGCCGGCTCGACGAGCGGCAAGCGTCGATCCGATGGCCGCATTGAAATGTGAGTAA